In the Silene latifolia isolate original U9 population chromosome 1, ASM4854445v1, whole genome shotgun sequence genome, ATATGGTGAAGTAGCTCCTGGAGATCCTCTTCTTGATGCAGGTGTGGTTAAGGATACCTAAGCATGGCGTGTGAGCATCTCAATCCATTAAAATCACCCATCACTAGCCACTGTCACAACATTCTAACTATAACTATAtgttcatcatcttcattatccATAGCTATATCCCACCTCCTTCTCTCCACCACCTCCTGCTTCATCATCCCTACCTTCCCATCAACTGTCCCATCCTCACATCAGTTGCCAACCACCTTTCTGCATCAGAGCACGGTTTTAATGTTGGAAACTTAGTTCGGGAGAAATTGAAGGATCATATTTGGATGAGAGGTGGTAAATAATTTATATATATGGCGGTGACTAACTAAATCTAGGTTTTGGGTAAATATTAGATCTGTGAATAGAAGGGTCGAGGTAGTCAGGGTAAAACCCGCGCTGGGGGTGGTTGTGATTATTTGATTTAAGAGGAAATAAGAGACCCATATTGAAATTACTTAGAGAAAGGCTTTTGGCCAGACGAGAATGGCTCTGTATTTTTCGTAGTAGAGAGAACACCCAATTAAATGGTCTCTAATGCTCTCCCTTAGCTAAGTATGTCCGGTGATGGCTATTAAAAAGATGCTCTCCAAATGACTCGGTACATCATGAATAATTTATAGTTTTCGAGAGAAATCAGATCACGGAGTTACAAAACATGATATTTTTGGTTATACTTGCGCGGCGTGGGCTGTATACAATTTTGATGACGTGATACTCATTAAGTCATTAGTTATCGACCTTAGCATCTTATGCCATCATGACCAGGGCACAACTCCTTGAACAGTCGCCAATGGGGGTTAAGTTATGGGGTGGTTAGGTCTAGAGTAGGATGAGCTGGAGTGTGAGCTGCATTGGCTGACCATGGGATGGTTTTGGATAGTATTGGCTGGTGGTAGTGGGGTTTGAGCTGAGTGAGGTGGTTATTGTGTGTTAGGTTGTGGCCATGATGGGTTGTATGAGCTGTGATGTTTAGGCTTGGTTGGGTGGTGATTACTGTTGGCGAGGGTTGGGACTTGGGGTAAAGGTTATAGGTGGTTTGTGAGTAGGAAATTATAAGGGGTAACATTGACATTTCAAAATCCACACTCATCCTACAAACTAATATGCTTAAAAACTGAAACTTGTATATATAATGAAACACTCATATGTATACGTGAACTATTGCCCATGACGGAGGGAATACGATGGATTAAATTCAAATGACCCACTAATCTAGCCGTGCTTCTTTATCATGAAGGAGTGGTCATATGATGAGACTTTGCCGgaattttcattatgtttatccAGAAACATCCAATCTTTGTTGTTTACAAGCTAGAGATAACAACATAAAATGTACTCCCTCCATCCATTTTTATTCTTCTACTTTCACCAGCACAAAGAATAAAGAGTTGTATAATGTGGGGTGAAAATTGAAAGTTGAGGAATGACATGGGGTCAAAAATCACCAGTCACAAATAATTGACAAAAGAGAAAACATTCCAAAGTATGAAGGGTAAAGATGGACAACCCAGAAAGTAAAGTAAGAAGATTAAAATTGGATGGAGGGAATAGTAATTATCAGTTTGCGTAAAATAGTTAATTTTTGTTATTGCATGCAGGTTGCAGCCTCAACTAACAAAGAAGTAGATGCTCATATTCCTAATTATCCTAACTTGCCAGCTCAACTTATCTGTCAGCTTCATGATGTGACAATGCATGTAAGCTCTTCTGATCAAATGGTTTTTAGCATCTAGATATTGATGCTTGTGCCTCCTAAGTTTCTTATTTGTGAACCACAGGCTGATGTGGAGACAGATGAAGTATATGCTCAAATGACTTTACAGCCTTTGACCGCGGTATAGTTTCTCTCTGTAGTGTATAAAATTTCCCTTTTGGTGATTCTTTCTACTGATAATGAATAAATCTTTTCTTTTATAGCAAGAGCAGAAAGATGTGTGTCTTGTACCTGCAGAACTGGGAACCCCCAGCAAACAACCAACTAACTACTTTTGTAAAACATTAACTGCAAGTGACACTAGTACTCATGGCGGGTTTTCTGTTCCACGCCGGGCAGCAGAAAAAGTCTTTCCTCCCCTTGTATGTATTTCTGAGATTCCCTTGGCTATTAGTAGCTTCTGCATACAAATTCCCAACCTGGCAGGTTTACATGGATTGTCTGATGTGTGATTGTTTTGGTAGGATTACACCCAGCAACCTCCTGCTCAAGAATTGATTGCTAGAGatctccatgataatgagtggaAATTCAGACATGTCTTCAGGGGTAAGCTTCCTGCGTTCCCGCCCTTAGGTTCACCAGTTAATAATGATAGAGCCTGTGTTATAGCTCGTGAAATACAGATTTTGTTAGCAGATGGCGATATCAGTGTAATTAGTCGTAATATGTTGATCCTTCAGTGAACTTCTTATAGGATTATGCCATGTTGCAAGGTTTTAATATATTCTCATTGCTATCCGAGTCTTAAAAGGCACACCTAGGGTGAAAGCTCTCCAAGATAGTAGGCAGGATGCCTGTGGTGCCTTAGCTGCGTTTTATAGACAAGGCACAGCTAGGAACGTACACTACCATGCGATTTTCTTGTTGTTTCCTTCTGCTTCTCCTATAGTACCTACGTTTTACTTCTTTTCATTTTACGCTCtttaaatttcaaaaaattatTGTTACCCAAATGTTTATTCTGAAACACAAATTTGTTGAAAAGAACACCTTGCCTAGTGTGTATAAAGTGCACACCTCCTTGCGCCTTGTCACCTTGCTGCGCCTACCGCCTTTCAAACTACATTGCTATCTAGTAAAGTAGTCCATCATTGCTGTGCTACTTggtatttatttatttgtcataaTATATTTTTTTCTGTTCCAGGGCAGCCTAAGAGACATCTTCTTACTACTGGATGGAGCGTCTTTGTGAGTGCCAAAAGACTAGTTGCTGGGGATTGTGTCATCTTTATCTGGTATGTGCATCTTCTGTATGTCCTTGCTACTTCACAGTTGCACTTTGTCTAATAGTCTCTGAAAATAGAAGTAGAAATTAGAAGTAGAAATTAGTAGTAGAATGTATCAGTATGATTACTACTAATATACTATAGTTTAATTTAATGAAATGGGATGCATGGTCAATTTCTCTTATACGAGTGGAGTTAGTTGTTTGATGCAAGCCGTATTTTCATTCTCTCTTAATTATGATGCTGCGTAACATGCGAGATATAATAATTTGGCAATTGTTACTTGTGTGCTGTTGTCTTCCATAAGGAACGAGAAAAACCAGTTACTCCTTGGCATACGGCGTGCTACTCGTCCACAAACTGTCATGCCCTCATCAGTAATGTCAAGTGATAGCATGCATATAGGTCTTCTTGCTGCAGCAGCACACGCAGCAGCTACAAACAGCCGTTTCACCATATTCTTCAATCCGAGGTCAACATCTCCCTTTACTATAAGTTACATTTTACATTCTAATGGTGGATCCATGTCCAGTATGATGGGGTCCCGAAGCTCCATagattacatttttttttctgtATTTTTAATATATCAAAATCAGTAAATTTCATTCAATAACATACTATATCTCCAGGGCTAGTCCATCAGAGTTTATAGTCCCCCTAGCAAAGTATGTCAAAGCTGTCTACCACACCCGTGTTTCTGTGGGTATGCGCTTTCGGATGCTGTTTGAAACAGAAGAATCAAGTGTTCGAAGGTAAAATTGAACTCTTATTTCAGTTGATTGAGATGTAGTACATGTATAATATGGATTGCCTATAATATACTTGTATATTAGCTGATAATTTTACAAGCAGTTCAAATTTGAATTTAGTTGCCAAGGTCGGCAGACATCTATTAGTTTACAGTAAGTCTGTAATAATCTTACAAACAgctcaaattcaaattttgttgtCAAGGTCGGCAGACATCTGCCTGACACGTCAATAAATTTAAAGGGAGTTTGGGTACAGAAAGGGAATGTCAAAGAAAAAGAGAGGAATCAGGAAAGGTTAGAGAGGGAAAGAAAGGGAGTACCCCTAAATCCCTAATCTTAGTCTTTGTTTGGTTACACCCAAGAAAGGTAACATGCAACCACCACCATCCACCCACCTTTTCTCCTACCACTAACATCCATCACCTCTCACTGCCCACCCTAAGATGGCGGCCAGTGCCCGCATCCTTTCCTGTCCCCGGCATATCACCCTCTTTAGTCATATGAAACTCTTAGCCACACACCCATAACCACCCTCTCCGCCTAACCACTACCCCCCCCCCCTTCTCACTGAAATTCCCTTCCCCAACCTTGAAACACTGGTTTTTTCGGGGGTGGGGAAGGGGATTTCGGTGGAGGGGGAGGGTTTTACGGGGGAGAGTAGTGGTTGTGGGTTGGATGTTGGGGTTTAGTGTGGGGTCAGGTTGGGGGCACCGGCGACGAAGGTGTGTTGCTGGTGCCTGCGGCTGTCTGAAGGCGGCAGACGGTGGTGGTGAGAAGATAATGAATGAGTGTGGGTGGTTGGTCGGGGTAGTGGGGAAAGGGAAACCTGGGGGTAAGGATGTAGAGGCTTTTGGGGGTATGGAAGGGGAAAAGGGAATGGGAAAATAGGTGAAATACTGTCAAAGGGAATGATTAATCTTCTTTCCCTTATCCTTTCCTAACACCACCTTAACAAATATTCCTTAGTTTCTTAATGATTGTCCAAGGAAGTCCGATGGAGATTATATGGCTAGTGACCTTAACTCCACAGTCAAATTAATCTAAGATTCGAAAATCGACTGAATTGCGCTTTTACCGGAAGCCCATGTTTGCTCATGACTTTGATAGCTGACAGTTCGTGAGGGTAAGTCAATTGtaataggaataaatataatagttgggcctcaacaaccaccttaaggttttggttgagatggttcatctatcaaatTGGATGTGTGCTGAATGCTTATggtttctctctctctttttttttttccttctcttATCCCCCCTCCCTTACCACCCATATGAAATACAGTTACAGAGACAGCCTTTCTTTACTGTAGCGAAAATTGAGCATGATTTTATTTTCCGCCGCTTGTTCAGGGAGTCGTTGTAAAGTTTGGAAACATTATGGACAATGATGACTAGGGGTATAGTTGAACTTGTTCTTACCAATTACCGGTTAAGTACAAGTCATATTGTATTCCATATTACAGCTGAAAAGTGAAAACTTTTAACAAGAGAGGCTTTGTTCACTCTCTGAACGCATGCATTTGTGTTGCTGCATACACAGGAGGGCCAATGATTTCTTCTAAAGCCAAATATAATTCTCCTGATAACGTATTAATTTTGTCAATTAGATGCGTTTTCGATACTGATATTGAACTGTCTTGAAGAAAATCGTACACTCGATTACCATCCTAACTATAATGTTGGCCATCCAGATATATGGGCACAATAACTGGTATTAGTGATTTGGATCCTGTTCGTTGGCCAAACTCCCATTGGCGATCAGTGAAGGTTTGTATAGACTCTCAATTATCCtcattttattttcattgctttttttttttttttttttttttttttatcctaACGTGAATTACCTGGAACGAAGTTGTACTTGTACTCTCATGTGTAGTATTTGTTTGTTTATTGGATGTGTGAAAAAGACAATCTGATGGTATATTATATATGTATGGGGCATAGTTGGTCCACAAACCTGCCCTTTTCTTCCGCGGCATTGATTTGAGACAAACTATTTATTTTTTTACTTGAACTCCAATTAACCAGTGTCATGACTTTAAACAATCCTAGGGATTTTGGAACAATTTCAGCATTTAGAAAATTAAATGCACTTGTTagtctttttatttaatttattggCTTTGTTTGCTTTCATCAGTTCAGTCACGATTTTATTTTTTTCATAAGGAATTCTTGTTTGATTTTGTTGACcctatcttttttctttttcgtttggGAGTGTTAACGGCAAGTGAGATGGTTAGTCGCTTGGTATTCATACATTGTTAAAAGTGACAAGTAGAATTATTGGGGAGAGAAGGGGCGGGGGAGAGGGTATGATTTATCATTTATGATGCTAGGTTGAACGATCCGTAGGGCTAAGAATGAGTTAATCTTTGAACAGATCGGGCTCCATCTGGGTGAGGTGGGAGCGGGATTTGACTGCCTTATGGTAGAGGTTGAGGGCCAAAACAATGGAAGTAGTGGTAGACTGGTAGTGGTGAGGAGGGGAAGAGGGGGAGTGAGGAAGGATGTGTGATGTGCTCCTCGAATAGGGAGGATCAAAGTTTACTTAGATGCTGGTGTTTTGAGGGTTGGCGGGTGTGTTTTGGGGCAGTGGCAAGGGATTCTAACATGAGTGCAAGAGGAGGGGAAATAGGGGTGAGGCTAGACAAGGTCCAGGTTCTTCTTAGCATACGATGTAGGCATGCTACTTAATATGGTTACCCTCCTTTTCATTGATTCTACTTTTTCCTTTTTGGTCCATTTCTTTGATTACCACTTTCTCTCTTTGGTCTTTCACTTAAGTGGCCATCCTTTTTTTCCCTGCTATGTATTGTTTGTTGTATTTCTCAAGTATCGTGCCATTTTGAAAGTGGAAGATATCTaagaaatggagggagtagtatgtATCAGCATCTGATGTGTTCTCGGCTCTTTCATGCACTATTGACTTCTGTATGACTTCCTGCTGATTCAGGTTGGCTGGGATGAATCGACTGCTGGAGAGAGGCAGCCTAGGGTCTCATTGTGGGAAATTGAACCATTGACTACATTTCCAATGTATCCTTCTCCATTTCCGCTAAGATTAAAGCGCCCATGGCCTTCCGGGCTGCCATCATTTCCAGGTTGGTTTATCTGCACCAATAATAACATACTCCCTCTGATGCACAAATACCTTCCATTACAACACAATAATTAAGAAAAACAGCGATAAGAAAAATGACTATAGAAGTATCAGTTGGCCAATTATAAATCGTGACTCTCAAAAAATGATGCAAAAGTACAAGTAGTTCAACTTACCCTTTTGAAAGAGGACAATAATACAATCACATTATGGTCATTTCACAACTAGAAAGTGGCCCACAAAGAAAATGGAAGGTATATATAAATCAACTAGACGAGGAAAAACAGAGGAAGTAACTCTTTGCTTTGATTGCATTTGCATAGAGGATCTAACTTGTAGACTTGTAGTTCCAGGCTTCCAGCTATCTTTGGCTTTTTTATATCTCTCTTTCCTCTCATGTCTTGTGTGTTCCTATGGTTAGTGATGAAGGATGGTGATATGGGCCTCAATTCTCCACTTATGTGGCTCCAGCGAGAAGTCGGGTCATCCTTGAATTTTCAAGGATATGGGCTCTCACCTTGGATGCAACCAAGGCTTGACTCTGCAATGTTGGGCCTACAGCCTGATCTATACAATACAATGACATCTTCTCCATTGCAAGATCCTAGAGGATTGGAGAAACGTCCGAATAATCAATCTCTTCTCCAGTTCCAGCGAAATCAGAATTTGTCTTGCCAGCCGACTGCTCTCATTCAAAATCAGCTATTACAGCAAGCTCAGTCTCAGCAAAACTTAGTTCAGAGCTTTCAAGAAACTCAAAACGTATCCCGGAATCAAGCCCAGGCCCAAGCCCAAACACATTCACAATCCGAACTCCTGCagcaatttcaaaattttaattatCCGCAGCAAAATCAATATTCTGACCAACAGCATAACCCAAAGCCTTCATTTGGGTCATCTGCTCGATCTCAACCTACATCCTTAGAACCAATGTCGTCTCCATGCTCTCAGCAGCTTTTCTCGAATTCTATCACGAATTCACCAATGCATAGCTTACTGAATTCATTCTCAGTGGACGGAGGGTCCCGCCAATTTACCTTACCCGACTCTAACTCAATGGTATCTTCGTCTCCTATACTATCGAAACAAGGTGCAATTGATCCTCTGCTTTCTTCTACTACTGCTCAGTGCTCACTGCCTCAAGTGGAAGACTTGGGAGGGCCACAAACAAGGATGTCTGAACTATCTTCTATGTTACCACCATTGCCTGGTAGAGAGTTTTCTAATTACCGAAGTATTGGGGACCTACAGAATACACTGTTTGGCGTGAATGTTCATCAAAATGAGCTCTCAAACTACAGGCATAATAGCAATGAGAATGACTCATTGTCCATGTCGTTTGGTTGCTCCGATTTTCAGAGTGCTACAGGGACTGATTTTCCACCTGCTTCTGATGTGACGACGACTAGTTGTGTAGATGAATCAGGTTTCTTGCAGTCTTCAGAAAATTTGGACCAATCAAACCCTACTAAAACCTTTGTAAAGGTTAAGTCTCATAGTAATCAGTTTTTGTTAATACTCCCTTTTTAGTCTGATTGTTTCCCTTCCTTTCTTTTTTGTAATCTTAATTCCCGTTTGTTGTTCTCTCTCTTTTTCTATATTTTCCTTATATGACTTTGGTGGTCAAACAATGTCGACTTTGACCAGGATTTTCTCACAATATACAGCAGTTAGTTAGTCACTgggttttgaaaatgaaaatgaaattaacAGTTTGAATTAATTAACTATGACTAATTTGATCTAACCTCTACATAGATTTAGGGTGATTAATCATCAAAGTTGACATGGGTTGACCACCAGTTGAAACTAACAGTTGACATGAGTTGAACTAACGGTGTGGATCTGTGACAGGTTCATAAAATGGGGTCCTATGGGCGGTCACTGGATATATCAAAATATAGCAGCTATCAAGAGCTGCGCAGTGAACTAGCTCGTATGTTTGGCCTAGAAGGCCAACTGGAGGACCCCCTGAGATCAGGCTGGCAGCTTGTATTTGTTGACCGTGAGAATGATGTTCTCTTGCTCGGCGATGACCCTTGGCAGTAAGTTCTACTTTAGACCATTATTACTGTTTCTTTCATATAAATGAACGGAGAGATTGTAGGGCTCCTTGACAATGAGATTTTTTGGCTTATATTCATAGGATTTTGACTCCTATGAACTGTACATATTTAGAGGAGCTTAATAGTTTGCCTCTTCAATAAGCTGTGAGCTGATCCTTTGTGGTaacaaaactaataaaagcaGCTTTGAAACACATTAGTTTCTAGTGGCAGAATCCTAATTCGTGTTACTTTCTGATTGTTGGCAGTCTGGGCTGTGAACTTGGGTTGAGACCCTCATTCTGTGCTTTTCCACCATTTTCTTTATTCTGATCATCATTTACAGTTGTTAATAGTGAAAATTTTCGGTCTTTTTCAGCCTGAAACTGTGCTATTCTCTCCCTTCCTCCTCCCATAAGAAAGTTAGTAGAGATCATATATGAGCTGGTCCTTTGTGATATTAAAACTAATAGAAACAGCTTTCTGAATTCTGACATTTCTTTCTCAACCTGCCACAGGTTACTGGTTACTGGTGGGGAGCGGATTCTAAATAGACTTAGAAAACGGGTCATTTTGGTCGGGTTTGGGCTTGTTTGTTACAGTTTTGGGTTCTGGGTTCAGACTTCAGATCATTGAGGTCATTGTTAACTAGTTGGGTTAATTGGGTCATTTTTGGGCTGTTTTTATGaagttttttttttccggaaaatgcacgcggtgcccttgaactttgatgtttgcccgaaatacccaaatttttgatccggaaaactttaagaggctataactcgtgtttacgagctcagaaagtgacgattgtttttttcaaattgattatcttttcgagaactacgacttgcaaaaaaaaatttgtcgagtttggaattcgtgaccaagagatatggtcattcaaagtttgttcggtaaaaaaacctttgacgtacaaaaactcctagccacgaGATCCAAAtaagacattttttttttcaaatcatagttctcggaaagataattgatttgaaaaaaaaaattatcactttctgaactcgtagacacgagttatagcctcttaaagttttccggaacaaaaatttgggtatttcgaGCAAAATTTGAAACTTCAAGGGtaccgcgtgcattttcccttttttttttccaaattattCATTTTGGGTTGGGTATTTTTTCTGAGTCGGTTCATTCTCTGGTTTGGGTCATTCGGGTCACATTTCcctattttgatttgattattggCATTCCCGTCTCTGTCCatgttttaaatttaaaatgCTGGAGTCATTTTGGTTAAATTATGGGGGCTGAACATTTCAAATACATTGGTGACAGGG is a window encoding:
- the LOC141597018 gene encoding auxin response factor 6-like encodes the protein MRLSSGGFPHQPEEGEKKVLNSELWHACAGPLVSLPTLGSRVVYFPQGHSEQVAASTNKEVDAHIPNYPNLPAQLICQLHDVTMHADVETDEVYAQMTLQPLTAQEQKDVCLVPAELGTPSKQPTNYFCKTLTASDTSTHGGFSVPRRAAEKVFPPLDYTQQPPAQELIARDLHDNEWKFRHVFRGQPKRHLLTTGWSVFVSAKRLVAGDCVIFIWNEKNQLLLGIRRATRPQTVMPSSVMSSDSMHIGLLAAAAHAAATNSRFTIFFNPRASPSEFIVPLAKYVKAVYHTRVSVGMRFRMLFETEESSVRRYMGTITGISDLDPVRWPNSHWRSVKVGWDESTAGERQPRVSLWEIEPLTTFPMYPSPFPLRLKRPWPSGLPSFPVMKDGDMGLNSPLMWLQREVGSSLNFQGYGLSPWMQPRLDSAMLGLQPDLYNTMTSSPLQDPRGLEKRPNNQSLLQFQRNQNLSCQPTALIQNQLLQQAQSQQNLVQSFQETQNVSRNQAQAQAQTHSQSELLQQFQNFNYPQQNQYSDQQHNPKPSFGSSARSQPTSLEPMSSPCSQQLFSNSITNSPMHSLLNSFSVDGGSRQFTLPDSNSMVSSSPILSKQGAIDPLLSSTTAQCSLPQVEDLGGPQTRMSELSSMLPPLPGREFSNYRSIGDLQNTLFGVNVHQNELSNYRHNSNENDSLSMSFGCSDFQSATGTDFPPASDVTTTSCVDESGFLQSSENLDQSNPTKTFVKVHKMGSYGRSLDISKYSSYQELRSELARMFGLEGQLEDPLRSGWQLVFVDRENDVLLLGDDPWQEFVNSVWYIKILSPQEVQQMGKDGLNLPNPVQNGSYDGFDGYSSQQDLRNNSNGMASVTSLHY